Sequence from the Syntrophales bacterium genome:
AGGCGCAGAGTACGCAGAGGTTACCTCTTTTTTTGTTTGCCGTTGAGAGGCCGGAAAACAAAAAGCTGAGTAGTTTCTCTTTGCCGTCCTCTCAACGGCAAAGAGAAAAACATCTATCTCTGCGTCCTTCGCGTCTCTGCGGTGGATACAGGCTCTTTTGAAGAGGATATGGGGTTACTCGGTGAGCTGGGTGGGGCATATCTGAGGGCAGGGAAAGCTCAAGGAAGCGGAAACAGCGGCGGCGGCCCGCCAGAGGGCCGGATCCCTAAGATGAGAAATCAGATCCGTCCCTTTTTCCTGAGTATCTCCCGGAAGACGTGATAAAAGGCCGTGTTGTCAGTAGTGCCACGCTGGATGATCGGGCCAATATCATCTATGCTTTCTGGGTTGATGACAATATTGACGCTCCTGTTAAAGGCCGCCATGTTATCCATGGTGCGGAATCTATCACTAACAAGGGCCACAAAGATCTGTCTCCTAATACTCATGGAAAGGCTGCTTAAATAATTGAGCACATCATTGTTGTCCGCATCCCCCGTGTCAAAATTTTCATTCAAGACAACCAGATCATAGACATGAAACCGCATCCTCTTGAGGGCATCACGTGCGGATGTTGGCTCTGTAATCCGGTAGCCGAGGCTCTTCAGGATATTGCTGATCTTTTCCCTCGTAGATGGATCGGGTTCGCAGATCAAGGCTGTTTCACCGCCTGTCTCGAGAAAATCAAACGGCCTATCTGCGGCATCGTACGTATCTGATGCCACCTCGCTTAAAAGGGTCTTCTCCTCTTCCATGGTATCCCTTTTCCTGCTGGCTCAGGCTCGTATAACACAGCATAACGCAGGCTAAAGCCTGCGGTTACTGCGGCTACCATTTCATTTTCGGTTTTCCATAATCAGTATCAACTTCAAGCTTACTAATATCTGTTGTGGCCTCTCCCCTGGCGCTCTTTACCGAATCAATGCCACGGCCAACAATCCCCTTGTTGGATGCATAGGCCTTGGCAGTATCTTCACTGACAAGACCATTCTTGTACAACTCGACAATATAATCGTCAAATGTAATCATGCCAAAGGCCTTGCCTGCCTGGATAATCTCATAAAACATTTTTCCCTCTGATTCTCCATGCAGGATGGTATCCTTGACACGCAGGTTTGTGCCCATGACTTCAAAGGCTGCCACCCGGCCCCCACCCTCTTTGGGGAGAAGTCTCTGGCATACAATCCAGCGCACCGTATCAGCCAGACGGATCCGCACCTGGTTTTCTTCCTCTGTGGAAAACATACCCAGTATCCGATTAATCGTCTGACCGGCATCAACCGTGTGAAGCGTGCTCAACACAAGATGCCCCGTTTCTGCGGCGGAGAGGCCGATCTCCACAGTTTCCCTGTCCCGCATCTCGCCCACGAGGATGACCTTTGGCGCCTGTCTGAGAGCGGCACGAAGACCATTGGCAAAGGTGTCGAAATCGGTTCCCATCTCCCGCTGGTTAAAGGTTGCCTTCTTATGAGGATGGGCGAATTCCACCGGATCCTCAAGGGTAACGACATGAACGGATTGCTGCTCGTTAATCTCGTTTAATACCCCAGCCAGTGAGGTGGATTTACCACTACCTGTTGCGCCGGTGACGAGGATAATCCCGTTTTTCTCCTTCGCTATCTTGTAAAAGGCCTCGGGAAGATTCAATTCCTCGCAGGTGGGAATTCTGGTCTCAAGTTTTCTGAGGACGACGGAGTAATTCCCCCGCTGGGAAAAGATGTTGACCCGGAAGCGGGCCTTGCCGGGTAGTTCGTAAGAAGAATCGCATGAACCCTGCGTGACGAGTGTCTCTAAGAGACGGCGGTCCTGGTTTATCAGGTTCAGGGCGAATATCTCCGTTTGAAAAGGGGTTAGCGTCTGAAGGGGAGGATCAAGCTCCACACCGGTCAATTGTCCGGAGCTTTCCACCTGAAAATGCTTACCCACCGTGATGTTCAAGTCAGAGACATTTTTATGGGCATCGAGCATTTTGGTCAGTATATAATCAATTTCCTGTTTTCTCATCACGCTTTCCTCGACATGGATGCCGCACTATTGACGACGGGCAGATTGTTGCACTGCCATTCAACCGTTACACTTCGGTAAAATCTGTAGGTGGCGATTTTAAAAAGGGCCTGAACCGAGTCTTGTCGTTACACTTCATGTATGCCTCATCTACACTGATCCAGCCCCGGTTGTAGATATCCATGATGCCATCATCTAACAGTTGCATACCGTATTTTTTGCCCGTTTGAATCATAGAAGGGATCTGAAAGGTCTTGGACTCCCGGATCAGGTTCCGTACCGCCGAGTTGGCAATCAGGATCTCAAGGGCTGCACAACGTCCCTTCTTGTCAATCCGCCTGAAGAGGACCTGGGAAATGACCGCCCGGATACCGTCAGCCAGGGTAGACCTGATCTGCATCTGTTCCTCGGCAGGGAAAACCTCTACAACCCGATCAACGGTCTTGGCAGCACTCGTGGTATGGAGGGTGCCAAAGACAAGGTGTCCCGTGGATGCGGCTTCGACGGCCAGGGATATGGTTTCAAGATCACGCAGCTCGCCCACCAGGATGATATCCGGGTCCTCACGTAGGGCACCACGAAGGGCAGCAGCAAAGCTCTTGGTGTGGATACCGACTTCCCTGTGGTTTACAATACAGCTCTGGCTCTGGTGAACAAACTCGATAGGATCTTCAACGGTAATGATGTGATCCTTACGGGTACGGTTTGCCTCATCAATGATAGCCGCAAGGGTTGTTGATTTTCCGCTTCCCGTAGGTCCTGTCACCAGTACGAGACCCCTCGGGAGAGTGGCCAGCTTGGAAACGACAGGGGGGAGGCCTAACTCCTGGGCAGATGCTATCTTACTGGGGATCTCTCTGAAAACAGCCGCCACACCAAATTTTTGCTCGAAGAAATTGGCCCTGTACCGGGCAAGCCCGGGGATCTCATAGGCAAAATCTACATCTCCGGTTTCTTCAAATTGCTTGATCTTATGTTCGGGTGCGATCTCATAGAGCATAGCCTTCAAGCCATCATTCTCTAGCACATCAAACTTTATCCGTTCCATCTCACCCCGTATCCTGATGACCGGCTGCTGCCCGGACACAAGGTGCAGGTCTGAGGCACCCTGTTCATGCATCAACTGGAAAAAGGCATCGATTTTTGCCATAGTAGGACTCCTTTACGGTTGTATGTTAAGATTCCCTCTGTTTTCCAAACTAAAACAGTATATCTGTTTGATTTCTGAAGGTCCGCTTCAGATAAGGGGGAGTATAATAAAAAACAGTGGTTGTCAAGAATAAAAAGCCTTTTTCCTACCAGGCATTTTATCAGATTCCAAGACGGTGCTGCGATTCAGACACTGGACTTCAGACTTTAGACGCCAGACTTTTCTATATAGGAAATTAACCCTTTATCTTTGAGTAATCTCTGAGCATTTCCTCCCCTTCAGTCTAATGTCTGAAGTCCAGTGTCTGAATCACAAAAGACGGTGCAAATTTCTTGACAGATACCAACCGGATAATATA
This genomic interval carries:
- a CDS encoding response regulator, with the protein product MEEEKTLLSEVASDTYDAADRPFDFLETGGETALICEPDPSTREKISNILKSLGYRITEPTSARDALKRMRFHVYDLVVLNENFDTGDADNNDVLNYLSSLSMSIRRQIFVALVSDRFRTMDNMAAFNRSVNIVINPESIDDIGPIIQRGTTDNTAFYHVFREILRKKGRI
- a CDS encoding PilT/PilU family type 4a pilus ATPase codes for the protein MRKQEIDYILTKMLDAHKNVSDLNITVGKHFQVESSGQLTGVELDPPLQTLTPFQTEIFALNLINQDRRLLETLVTQGSCDSSYELPGKARFRVNIFSQRGNYSVVLRKLETRIPTCEELNLPEAFYKIAKEKNGIILVTGATGSGKSTSLAGVLNEINEQQSVHVVTLEDPVEFAHPHKKATFNQREMGTDFDTFANGLRAALRQAPKVILVGEMRDRETVEIGLSAAETGHLVLSTLHTVDAGQTINRILGMFSTEEENQVRIRLADTVRWIVCQRLLPKEGGGRVAAFEVMGTNLRVKDTILHGESEGKMFYEIIQAGKAFGMITFDDYIVELYKNGLVSEDTAKAYASNKGIVGRGIDSVKSARGEATTDISKLEVDTDYGKPKMKW
- a CDS encoding type IV pilus twitching motility protein PilT, which codes for MAKIDAFFQLMHEQGASDLHLVSGQQPVIRIRGEMERIKFDVLENDGLKAMLYEIAPEHKIKQFEETGDVDFAYEIPGLARYRANFFEQKFGVAAVFREIPSKIASAQELGLPPVVSKLATLPRGLVLVTGPTGSGKSTTLAAIIDEANRTRKDHIITVEDPIEFVHQSQSCIVNHREVGIHTKSFAAALRGALREDPDIILVGELRDLETISLAVEAASTGHLVFGTLHTTSAAKTVDRVVEVFPAEEQMQIRSTLADGIRAVISQVLFRRIDKKGRCAALEILIANSAVRNLIRESKTFQIPSMIQTGKKYGMQLLDDGIMDIYNRGWISVDEAYMKCNDKTRFRPFLKSPPTDFTEV